A DNA window from Hydrogenophaga taeniospiralis contains the following coding sequences:
- the gap gene encoding type I glyceraldehyde-3-phosphate dehydrogenase yields the protein MAIKVGINGFGRIGRNVLRSAIQNFPDIEIVAINDLLEPDYLAYMLQYDSVHGRFKGTVKVEGGNIVVNGKTIRLTQERDPANLKWADVGADVVIESTGLFLDKVTAQKHLDAGAKKVILSAPSKDDTPMFVYGVNHATYAGQAIISNASCTTNCLAPVAKVLNDKWGIKRGLMTTVHAATATQKTVDGPSNKDWRGGRGILENIIPSSTGAAKAVGVVIPELNKKLTGMSFRVPTSDVSVVDLTVELSKEASYAEICAEMKAQSEGALKGVLGYTTDKVVATDFRGETCTSVFDADAGIALDSTFVKVVAWYDNEWGYSNKCLEMARVVAG from the coding sequence ATGGCTATCAAAGTCGGTATCAACGGTTTCGGCCGCATCGGTCGCAACGTGCTGCGCAGCGCGATCCAGAACTTCCCGGACATCGAGATCGTTGCCATCAACGACCTGCTCGAACCCGACTACCTGGCCTACATGCTCCAGTACGACAGCGTGCACGGCCGCTTCAAGGGCACGGTCAAGGTCGAGGGCGGCAACATCGTCGTCAACGGCAAGACCATCCGCCTCACGCAAGAGCGCGACCCCGCCAACCTCAAGTGGGCCGACGTTGGCGCCGACGTGGTCATCGAATCCACCGGCCTGTTCCTTGACAAGGTCACGGCCCAGAAACACCTGGACGCCGGCGCCAAGAAGGTCATCCTCTCCGCCCCCTCCAAAGACGACACCCCCATGTTCGTCTACGGCGTGAACCACGCCACCTACGCTGGCCAGGCCATCATCTCCAACGCCAGCTGCACCACCAACTGCCTGGCTCCCGTGGCCAAGGTGCTAAACGACAAGTGGGGCATCAAGCGCGGCCTGATGACCACCGTGCACGCCGCCACCGCCACCCAGAAGACCGTGGACGGCCCGTCCAACAAAGACTGGCGCGGTGGCCGCGGCATCCTGGAAAACATCATCCCCAGCAGCACGGGCGCGGCCAAGGCCGTGGGCGTGGTGATCCCCGAGCTGAACAAGAAGCTCACCGGCATGAGCTTCCGCGTGCCGACCTCCGACGTGTCCGTGGTCGACCTGACGGTGGAGCTGAGCAAGGAAGCCAGCTACGCCGAGATCTGCGCCGAGATGAAGGCCCAGAGCGAAGGCGCGCTCAAGGGCGTGCTGGGCTACACCACCGACAAGGTCGTGGCGACCGACTTCCGTGGCGAGACCTGCACCAGCGTGTTCGACGCCGACGCCGGCATCGCGCTGGACAGCACCTTCGTGAAGGTCGTGGCCTGGTACGACAACGAGTGGGGCTATTCGAACAAGTGCCTGGAGATGGCGCGCGTCGTGGCGGGTTGA